The sequence CGGTCCCATGCCGGCGACGGCGGCGGCCAGGGCGCGCTCGGCGCCCCGGCCTCCCCCCGCCGCCTCCGCCAGGCGCGCGAGGCGCGCCTCCAGGGCCGCCAGCCCCTCTCCCGGCTGCCAGCGGCCCTCCCGCGGCGGGGGCGGCGGCAGGTAGGCCAGCCCCGGCAGCACGGGGCGGAGCGGGTTTTGATCGGGGCCGGCGCGGCGCAGTGCGTCGACGATGCGCCCGCCCTCCTCCAGGAGCAGCAGGTTGGAGCGCGGCCCCATCAGCTCCGCCACCAGCTCGTGGCGGACGGGATCGCCCAGCGCGTTCCGCCCCAGGAAGCGGAAGCGCAGGAGGCGCTCCCAGCCCGGCTGCTCCACCCCCTCCAGGCGCGCCCCCTCCAGCCGGCGCCGCAGCTGGACCAGCAGGAAGCCTCCCCCCTCGCCGTCCGCCGCCGCCGGCTCCTCGGGCGGGTCGAGGAGGATGCCGTCGGCGGCCGGTTCGAGCGCGACCTCCAGCCGGTGGACCCGCCCACCCGGCAGGCGGAAGCGGAGTCGGAAGAGGCGCTCCGCCGGCGCCAGGATCCTCTCCAGGCGGGCGCCGGCCAGCTCCCCGGCCAGCTCGGCGGCCAGGGCGCGCAAGAGCATGCCGTCCGGCAGCGGCCTCCCTCCCTTCGTCTCCACCGGGGGAAGATACCATAGGCGCCGGGGGTGAGAGGGTGGCCGGGCGCTTCGCGGACGGCGAGGAGGAGGGACTCCGGGCCCGGGCGGAGCTGGCGCGTCAGGCGGCGGCGGAGGCGGGGGCGATCCTCCTGGAGGGGCTGGGCGCGGTCCACCGCGTGGAGGTGAAGAGCTCGCCGGCCGACCTGGTCAGCGAGGTGGACCGGGCGGCGGAGGAAGCCATCCGCTCCCGCGTGCGCGCCCGCTTCCCCGGCGACGCCTTCCTCGGCGAGGAGGGAGGCGCGGCCGGCGCGGAGGGGGCGGGACCGCCCTGGAGGCGGGGCTGGTGCTGGATCGTCGATCCCCTGGACGGGACCAACAACTACCTGCACGGCATCCCCTTCTTCGCCGTCTCGCTGGCCATCCTGGAGGAGGGGCGACCGCGCTACGGTCTCACCCTGGACCCGGTACGGGGGGAGCTCTTCGAGGCGTGGGCCGGGGGCGGCGCGCGACTGGGCGGGAGGCCGCTCCGCGTGAGCGCGGTCGACGAGATGGCCTTCGCCCTGGTGGCCACCGGCTTCCCCTTCGACCGGCGCGGCCACCGGCGCAACCTGGACCGGCTGGCCCTGGTGGCGGACCGCGTCCAGAACGTCCGCACGCTCGGCTCGGCGGCCCTGGCCCTGGCCTACGTGGCCGCCGGCCGGCTCGAGGGCTTCTGGGAGCTCCACCTCGCCCCCTGGGACCTGGCGGCCGGGGCGCTTCTGGTGACGGAGGCGGGCGGCCGCGTCAGCGGTGCCGACGGCGAGCCCTTCCGCCTGGAGGGCGGCACGGTGCTGGCCGCCACCCCGGAGATCCACCGCCGCCTGGCCCGGCTCTTCGCCGAGGCCGGTCTACGCCCGTCCCAGGAGACATAGCCCTGGGACGGAGGTTGAGCGATGCGGACGGAGAGCCTACCGAGCCAGGCGGCCCGGACCGCCTGGCACGCCAGGCCGCTGGCGGATGTGCTGGCGGCCTGGGGCAGCGATCCGGAACGGGGGCTGAGCGAGGCCGAGGCGGCGGAGCGCCTCGGCCGCTTCGGCCCCAACCGGCTGCCCGAAGGGCGCCCCCCCTCCTGGTGGCGGATCTTTTTCGCCCAGTTCCAGGACTTCATGGTGCTCCTGCTGCTTGCCGCCACCGGCGTCTCGCTCCTCCTGGGCGAGACCTCCGACGCCCTCGTCATCCTGGCCATCCTCCTGCTCAACGCGCTGCTGGGCACCTACCAGGAAGCGCGCGCCGAGCGTTCCCTGGCGCTGCTCAAGGCGCTCACCGCACCCCAGGCGCGCGTGCTGCGCGACGGGCGGGAGCGGCTCGTCGCCGCGGAGCAGGTGGTCCCCGGCGACCTGCTCCTGCTGGAGGCGGGCGATCGCGTCGGCGCCGACGCTCGGCTCGTCGAGGCGGCGGCGCTGGAGGCGGACGAGTCCATGCTCACCGGCGAGAGCCACCCCGTGGCCAAACGGGCGGCCGACGGCCTCGCCGTCGACGTGCTGCCGGGCGAGCGGAGCAACATGGTCTACCAGGGAACGGTCCTCACCCGGGGCCGCGGGCGCGCGGTGGTCGTAGCCACCGGGCTGGCCACCGAGATGGGCGCCATCGCCGGCCTGATGAGCGAGTCGGGTCCGGCGCAGACGCCGCTGGAGGAGCGGCTCGACCGCCTCGGCCGCTGGATCGTGGCCGCCTGCCTCTCCGTCGCCGCGGCCACCACGCTGCTGGGCATCGCCCGCGGCTACGCGCCCTACGAGATGTTCCTGGCCGGCGTGGGACTGGCCGTGGCCGCCATCCCGGAGGGGCTGCCGGCGGTGGTCACCATCACCCTGGCGGTGGGCGTGCAGCGCATGATCCGGCGCAACGCCGTCGTCCGCCACCTCCCCGCCGTGGAGACGCTGGGCACGGCCACCGTCATCTGCAGCGACAAGACGGGCACCCTGACGCGCAACGAGATGAGCGTGCGCGAGGTCCGCTGGCCCGGCGGGAGCTGCCTGGTGGAGGGCGTCGGCTACGATCCGGCGCCCGCCGCCGCACGCCTGCGCCTGGAGGGCCGCGGCGGCGAGGGCGCGCTCCGGCGCCTGGCGCTGGCGGGCCTCCTGGCCAGCGACGCGCGACTCGCCCGGGGACCGGGCGGCTGGACGGTGGAGGGCGACCCCACGGAGGGCGCGCTGGTGGCGCTGGCCGGCCGGGCCGGACTCGACCCCGAGGGGAGCCGCCGGCTCTGGAGCCGCCTGGCCGAGCTGCCCTTCGAGGCCGAGCGGCGGGCCATGAGCGCTCTCGTCCGCCGGCCGGCGGGAGGCGGGCCGGAGGCATGGCCGGCGCCGCCGGGCCATGCGGCGGGGGAGGCGGTCCTGGTGGTCAAGGGGGCGCCGGACCGCCTCCTGGAGGCTTCGCTCCACGTCCTGGAGGGGGAGCGTCCCCGGCCCCTGACGGAACCGCTCCGCGAGCGCTTCGCCCGCGAGGCGGACGAGATGGCGGCGCGGGCGCTGCGGGTGCTGGCGCTGGCCTACCGGCCGGCGGTGGCCGCCCGGGAGGTGCGGCCGGAGGACGAGAGCGGGCTGGTCTTCCTGGGTCTGGTGGGGATGATCGACCCGCCGCGTCCCGAGTCGGTGCCGGCGGTGGCCGAGTGCCGCGAGGCGGGCATCCGGGTGACCATGATCACCGGCGACCACCCGGCGACGGCGCTGGCCGTGGCGCGCGAGGTGGGGATCGCCGAGAGCCCGGAGCAGGTGGTTCTGGGCCGGGAGCTGGAGCTCCTGACGGAGCGGCAGCTGGAGCGCCGCCTCCGCGAGGCGCGCGTCTTCGCCCGGGTCAGCCCGGCGCACAAGCTGCGCATCGTCCGGGCCCTGCAGCGGCAGGGCGAGGTGGTGGCCATGACGGGTGACGGCGTCAACGACGCCCCCGCCGTCCGCCAGGCCGACATCGGCGTCGCCATGGGCCGCTCGGGCACGGAGGTGACGCGGGAGGCGGCCGACCTGGTGCTGGCCGACGACGACTTCGCCACCATCGTGGCCGCCGTGCGCGAAGGGCGGGCCATCTACGACAACGTGCGGCGCTCGGTCCGCTACCTCCTGGCCTGCAACACCGGAGAGCTGCTGGCCATGTTCGGCGGCACCCTCCTGGCGCTGCCGCTGCCGCTGACGGCCGCTCAGATCCTCTTCGTCAACCTGGTGACGGACGGCCTGCCCGCCGTCGCCCTCAGCCTTGAGCCGCCGGAGGGCGACGTGATGCGGCGCCCGCCCAGGCCGCCGCGCGAGAGCCTCTTCGCGCGGGGGCTGGGCCGGAAGGTGCTGGAGCGCGGCCTCTTCATCGGGCTGGCCACGCTGGCCGTCTTCGCCGCCGCCTGGTGGCAGCACCGCGACCTGGCGCTCGCCCGGACGCTGGCCACGGCCACGCTGGTCCTCACCCAGCTGATCCATGCCGTCGAGGTGCGGACCGAGGAGAAGCCCTTCTGGGAGGCCGGAGTGGCCAGCAACCCGGCGCTGTGGGCCGGCGTCGCCTCCTCCTTCGCGGCGCTCCTCCTGGTCGTCTACCTGCCCTGGGCGGCGCGCGCCTTCGGCATGGTGGCGCCGCCGCCGCGGGCCTGGCTGCCGGTCCTGCTGGCCTGCCTGGCCGCGCTGCTGCTGGCGGTGGTCGACCACCTGGGGCGGCGCGGTGGCCGCCGGCGGGAGCCGGCCTTTCACCGGCCGGCGGGCGTTGGGCTAAGATAAGAAGCATCCCATGCACGGCGGGGGCGGGCGAGTCGCGGTGCGTTTCATCAAGATGCACGGCCTGGGCAACGACTACGTCTACGTCGACGCCATCGCCGGCGGGAAGGGGCCGGCCGCCGAGCCGGAGCTGGCCGGCTGGCCCGACGAGCGGCTCCGCCGCCTCGCCGTGGCCGTCTCCGACCGCCACCTGGGCGTGGGCGGCGACGGGTTGATCCTCATGCTGCGCGGCGAGCAGGCGCCCTTCCGCATGCGCATCTTCAACGCCGACGGCAGCGAGGGCGAGATGTGTGGCAACGGCATCCGCTGCGTGGCCAAGTACCTGGTGGACGAGGGCTACGCAGACGGCGGCGAGCTGCCCATCGAGACGCGGGCCGGCCTCATCCGCACGGAGGTGCTCGGGGGCGACCGCCGCATCCGCCAGGTGCGCGTCGACATGGGGCCGCCCCGGTCGGTGGGCGATCCGCTGGAGCTGGAGGCGGCGGGCGGGCGCTGGCGCTGCCGGCCCGTCTCCATGGGCAATCCCCACGCGGTCGTCTTCGTCGACGACCCCGGCGCCGTCGACCTGGCGGTGGTGGGGCCGGCCCTGGAGCACCATCGGGCCTTCCCGGGCCGGACCAACGTGGAGTTCGTCCGCGTGGCGGCCCCCGACCGGCTCGAGGTGCGGGTCTGGGAGCGGGGTTCGGGCGCCACGCTGGCCTGCGGCACCGGCGCCTGCGCCAGCGCCGTGGCCGCCGCGGTGGAGGGCCGGGCGGGGCGGAGGCTGGCCGTCGACCTGCCGGGGGGCCGCCTGGAGGTGGAGTGGGCCGCCGACGGTCGCGTCTGGATGACGGGGCCGGCCGAGGAAGTCTTCCGCGGCGAGTATCCCATCCCGTTCTGAAGCGAGGTCGAAGCCATTGCCCAAGGTCGCCTCACGACTGGAGCGGACGCCGCCCTACCTCTTCGCGGAACTGGACCGCCAGCGCCGGGAGGCGGTGGCGCGGGGCGTGGACGTCATCGACTTGGGGATCGGCGATCCGGTCGACCCGACGCCGGCGCGGGTGGTCGAGCGCCTCGCCGAGGCGGCCCGGGACCCCGCCACCCACCGCTATCCCAGCTACGAGGGGTCGCTCCGCTTCCGCCAGGCGGTGGCGGGCTGGTACCGGCGTCGTTTCGGCGTGGAGCTGGAGCCCGAGCGCCAGGTGATGGCGCTGATCGGCTCCAAGGAAGGCCTGGCCCACCTGATCTGGGCCTACGCGGGGCCGGGCGACGTGGTGTTGGTGCCCGACCCGGCCTACCCCGTCTACCGGATCCAGACGCTCCTGGCCGGCGCCGAGCCCTGGCCGCTGCCGCTGGAGCGTGAGCGGGGCTTCCTGCCCGACCTGGGGGCGGTGCCGGAGGAGGTGGCCCGGCGGGCCAAGCTGCTCTTTCTGAACTACCCCAACAACCCCACCGCGGCCGTGGCCGGACTGGACTTCTGGCGGAAGGCGGTGGAGTGGGCGCGGCGCCACGACGTGCTGCTGGTCTCGGACGCCGCCTATGTGGAGAACACCTTCGACGGCTTCCGGGCGCCCAGCGTCCTCGAGGTGGACGGCGCGGCCGAGTGCGCCGTCGAGTTCTACTCGCTCTCCAAGCCCTTCAACATGACAGGCTGGCGGATCGCCGCCGCCGTGGGCCGGGCGGAGGCGCTGGCAGCGCTGGGCCGCGTCAAGACCAACCTGGACTCCGGCCCCTTCACCGCCGTCCAGGAGGCGGCCGTGGCCGCGCTGGAGGAGGTGGGCGAGCCCTTCGTCCGGCGGATGAACGAGATCTACCGGCGCCGGCGCGACCGGGCGCTGGAGGGCCTGGCGCGGGCGGGCTTGGAGGCGGTGCCGAGCCGCGGAACCTTCTACCTCTGGGTGCCCACGCCCGCGGGCGAGACGGCGGCCGCCTTCGCCGCCCGCCTCTTCCGGGAGACGGGCGTGA is a genomic window of Bacillota bacterium containing:
- a CDS encoding inositol monophosphatase translates to MARQAAAEAGAILLEGLGAVHRVEVKSSPADLVSEVDRAAEEAIRSRVRARFPGDAFLGEEGGAAGAEGAGPPWRRGWCWIVDPLDGTNNYLHGIPFFAVSLAILEEGRPRYGLTLDPVRGELFEAWAGGGARLGGRPLRVSAVDEMAFALVATGFPFDRRGHRRNLDRLALVADRVQNVRTLGSAALALAYVAAGRLEGFWELHLAPWDLAAGALLVTEAGGRVSGADGEPFRLEGGTVLAATPEIHRRLARLFAEAGLRPSQET
- a CDS encoding cation-translocating P-type ATPase produces the protein MRTESLPSQAARTAWHARPLADVLAAWGSDPERGLSEAEAAERLGRFGPNRLPEGRPPSWWRIFFAQFQDFMVLLLLAATGVSLLLGETSDALVILAILLLNALLGTYQEARAERSLALLKALTAPQARVLRDGRERLVAAEQVVPGDLLLLEAGDRVGADARLVEAAALEADESMLTGESHPVAKRAADGLAVDVLPGERSNMVYQGTVLTRGRGRAVVVATGLATEMGAIAGLMSESGPAQTPLEERLDRLGRWIVAACLSVAAATTLLGIARGYAPYEMFLAGVGLAVAAIPEGLPAVVTITLAVGVQRMIRRNAVVRHLPAVETLGTATVICSDKTGTLTRNEMSVREVRWPGGSCLVEGVGYDPAPAAARLRLEGRGGEGALRRLALAGLLASDARLARGPGGWTVEGDPTEGALVALAGRAGLDPEGSRRLWSRLAELPFEAERRAMSALVRRPAGGGPEAWPAPPGHAAGEAVLVVKGAPDRLLEASLHVLEGERPRPLTEPLRERFAREADEMAARALRVLALAYRPAVAAREVRPEDESGLVFLGLVGMIDPPRPESVPAVAECREAGIRVTMITGDHPATALAVAREVGIAESPEQVVLGRELELLTERQLERRLREARVFARVSPAHKLRIVRALQRQGEVVAMTGDGVNDAPAVRQADIGVAMGRSGTEVTREAADLVLADDDFATIVAAVREGRAIYDNVRRSVRYLLACNTGELLAMFGGTLLALPLPLTAAQILFVNLVTDGLPAVALSLEPPEGDVMRRPPRPPRESLFARGLGRKVLERGLFIGLATLAVFAAAWWQHRDLALARTLATATLVLTQLIHAVEVRTEEKPFWEAGVASNPALWAGVASSFAALLLVVYLPWAARAFGMVAPPPRAWLPVLLACLAALLLAVVDHLGRRGGRRREPAFHRPAGVGLR
- the dapF gene encoding diaminopimelate epimerase, which produces MRFIKMHGLGNDYVYVDAIAGGKGPAAEPELAGWPDERLRRLAVAVSDRHLGVGGDGLILMLRGEQAPFRMRIFNADGSEGEMCGNGIRCVAKYLVDEGYADGGELPIETRAGLIRTEVLGGDRRIRQVRVDMGPPRSVGDPLELEAAGGRWRCRPVSMGNPHAVVFVDDPGAVDLAVVGPALEHHRAFPGRTNVEFVRVAAPDRLEVRVWERGSGATLACGTGACASAVAAAVEGRAGRRLAVDLPGGRLEVEWAADGRVWMTGPAEEVFRGEYPIPF
- a CDS encoding NFACT family protein, whose product is METKGGRPLPDGMLLRALAAELAGELAGARLERILAPAERLFRLRFRLPGGRVHRLEVALEPAADGILLDPPEEPAAADGEGGGFLLVQLRRRLEGARLEGVEQPGWERLLRFRFLGRNALGDPVRHELVAELMGPRSNLLLLEEGGRIVDALRRAGPDQNPLRPVLPGLAYLPPPPPREGRWQPGEGLAALEARLARLAEAAGGGRGAERALAAAVAGMGPAHARLALEAAGLGGAERLPASRHELSRLARSAAAMLEAAEEGRWQPATLEWGAAVEAVAVVPGDLPPGRLPLRPAPSVAAALARAAGERLRALELERRRARLAAPLRAELERWHRRLEA
- a CDS encoding LL-diaminopimelate aminotransferase, with the translated sequence MPKVASRLERTPPYLFAELDRQRREAVARGVDVIDLGIGDPVDPTPARVVERLAEAARDPATHRYPSYEGSLRFRQAVAGWYRRRFGVELEPERQVMALIGSKEGLAHLIWAYAGPGDVVLVPDPAYPVYRIQTLLAGAEPWPLPLERERGFLPDLGAVPEEVARRAKLLFLNYPNNPTAAVAGLDFWRKAVEWARRHDVLLVSDAAYVENTFDGFRAPSVLEVDGAAECAVEFYSLSKPFNMTGWRIAAAVGRAEALAALGRVKTNLDSGPFTAVQEAAVAALEEVGEPFVRRMNEIYRRRRDRALEGLARAGLEAVPSRGTFYLWVPTPAGETAAAFAARLFRETGVMVAPGSAYGEHGEGYFRISLTVPDARLEEAMRRIEAGFRA